Proteins encoded in a region of the Sphingomonas sp. OV641 genome:
- the arsB gene encoding ACR3 family arsenite efflux transporter, translating to MSSVAPAAGSVSARPSMGTFERYLTLWVALCIVAGIGLGHLLPGLFASIASAEVARVNLIVAVLIWLMIVPMLLKIDFGALGSVRQQWKGVGVTLFINWAVKPFSMAALGALFIGWLFAPLLPAGEGPSYIAGLILLAAAPCTAMVFVWSNLCEGDPAYTLSQVALNDVLMVFLFAPLVALLLGVASISVPWDTLLISVVLYIVVPVIVAQFVRQSVLGRGGQPTLDRLLARLGPVSLIALLATLVLLFGFQGEQIVAQPLVIALLAVPILIQVYFNAGLAYWLSRRFGVAWCVAAPAALIGASNFFELAVAAAISLFALKSGAALATVVGVLVEVPVMLSVVAIVKRSRGWYERGATA from the coding sequence ATGTCCAGTGTCGCACCCGCTGCCGGCTCCGTGTCGGCCCGCCCAAGCATGGGGACGTTCGAGCGCTATCTGACTCTATGGGTGGCGCTGTGCATCGTCGCTGGCATCGGCCTCGGGCATCTGCTGCCCGGCCTATTCGCCTCAATCGCCTCGGCTGAGGTCGCGCGTGTCAACCTGATCGTCGCAGTGCTTATCTGGCTGATGATCGTGCCGATGCTGCTTAAGATCGACTTCGGTGCGCTCGGTTCGGTTCGCCAGCAGTGGAAGGGCGTAGGCGTCACCCTGTTCATCAACTGGGCGGTCAAGCCGTTCTCGATGGCGGCGCTCGGCGCGCTGTTTATCGGATGGCTGTTCGCACCACTGCTCCCGGCCGGCGAAGGCCCGTCCTACATCGCAGGCCTGATCCTGCTCGCCGCCGCGCCTTGCACAGCGATGGTGTTCGTGTGGTCCAACCTCTGCGAAGGCGATCCCGCCTATACACTGTCGCAAGTGGCCCTGAACGACGTGCTGATGGTCTTCCTCTTCGCGCCGCTGGTGGCGCTGTTGCTCGGCGTCGCCTCGATCTCGGTCCCGTGGGACACGCTGCTCATTTCGGTCGTGCTCTACATCGTCGTGCCGGTGATCGTGGCGCAGTTCGTGCGCCAATCGGTCCTCGGCCGTGGCGGACAACCCACGCTTGATCGGCTGCTTGCCCGGCTCGGGCCGGTATCGCTAATCGCACTGCTGGCGACGCTGGTGCTGCTGTTCGGATTCCAAGGCGAGCAAATCGTGGCGCAACCGCTGGTGATCGCACTTCTGGCGGTGCCGATCCTCATCCAAGTCTATTTCAACGCTGGCCTGGCATATTGGCTCTCGCGTCGGTTTGGAGTCGCCTGGTGCGTCGCCGCGCCGGCAGCACTGATCGGCGCATCCAATTTCTTCGAGCTGGCGGTCGCGGCGGCCATATCGCTGTTCGCCCTCAAGTCGGGCGCGGCCCTTGCGACGGTGGTGGGCGTGCTGGTCGAGGTGCCGGTGATGCTCTCGGTAGTGGCGATCGTGAAGCGGTCGCGCGGTTGGTATGAGCGGGGTGCGACTGCGTGA
- the arsC gene encoding arsenate reductase (glutaredoxin) (This arsenate reductase requires both glutathione and glutaredoxin to convert arsenate to arsenite, after which the efflux transporter formed by ArsA and ArsB can extrude the arsenite from the cell, providing resistance.), translating into MTTDIIIYHNPECGTSRNALGLIRNAAIEPHVVEYLKTPPSRALLVQLIERAGITTRELLREKGTPYAELRLADTSLSDDALVDAMMAHPILINRPLVVSPLCVKLCRPSEAVLDLLPNRQQGAFAKEDGERVVDANGERVA; encoded by the coding sequence ATGACGACGGACATCATCATCTATCACAACCCCGAGTGCGGAACCTCGCGTAACGCTCTCGGACTGATCCGCAACGCCGCCATTGAGCCGCATGTGGTCGAGTATCTGAAAACTCCGCCTTCTCGCGCATTGCTGGTTCAGCTTATCGAACGCGCCGGGATTACCACGCGCGAACTACTACGCGAGAAGGGCACGCCTTACGCCGAGTTGCGCCTTGCCGACACGTCGCTTTCCGACGACGCGCTGGTGGATGCGATGATGGCGCATCCGATCCTCATCAACCGTCCGCTGGTAGTCTCGCCGCTCTGCGTGAAGCTCTGCCGGCCATCGGAAGCCGTGCTCGATCTGCTCCCGAACCGCCAACAGGGCGCGTTCGCGAAAGAGGACGGCGAGCGGGTAGTCGATGCCAATGGCGAACGGGTCGCCTGA
- a CDS encoding arsenate reductase ArsC — translation MSDNSPTRIFNVLFLCTGNSARSILAESALNKRGGPFRAFSAGSFPKGAVNPDAIAVLERIGYPTEGLRSKSWDEFAAPSAPVMDFVFTVCDNAAGETCPVWLGHPISAHWGIEDPSSVQGNDMERQRAFVTALRHLENRISLFTALPIDKFETSALTAKVREIGQSEGASSPRPDVA, via the coding sequence ATGTCTGACAATTCGCCCACTCGCATCTTCAACGTGCTGTTTCTCTGCACTGGTAATTCGGCCCGCTCGATCCTTGCAGAAAGTGCGCTCAACAAGCGTGGAGGGCCGTTCCGCGCTTTTTCTGCCGGGAGTTTCCCCAAGGGCGCGGTCAATCCCGATGCAATCGCAGTGCTCGAACGGATCGGCTATCCAACCGAGGGGCTACGCTCGAAAAGCTGGGACGAGTTCGCCGCTCCCAGCGCGCCGGTCATGGATTTCGTCTTTACCGTCTGCGACAACGCAGCCGGCGAAACCTGCCCGGTATGGCTAGGACACCCGATCTCCGCACATTGGGGGATCGAAGATCCATCTTCTGTCCAGGGCAACGACATGGAGCGCCAACGGGCGTTCGTCACGGCGCTGCGCCACCTTGAAAACCGCATAAGTCTGTTCACGGCGCTACCGATCGACAAATTCGAAACCTCGGCGCTCACCGCCAAGGTGCGCGAGATAGGACAGAGCGAAGGCGCCTCCTCTCCCCGCCCGGATGTGGCGTGA
- a CDS encoding helix-turn-helix transcriptional regulator translates to MENESAIVALGALAQGTRLDVFRLLVRHEPVGLAAGEIARRLDVPQNTMSAHLGILARASLVRSERHSRSIIYRADLDGLRALILFLLKDCCAGNTELCAPLLAELAPCC, encoded by the coding sequence ATGGAAAATGAGTCGGCTATCGTTGCGCTAGGCGCGTTGGCACAGGGCACACGGCTTGATGTGTTCCGCCTATTGGTGCGGCATGAACCGGTTGGTTTGGCCGCTGGCGAAATCGCTCGCCGGCTCGATGTGCCTCAAAACACCATGTCGGCGCATCTTGGCATCCTCGCCCGCGCCAGCCTTGTGCGATCCGAACGGCACAGCCGGTCGATAATCTACCGCGCCGATCTCGACGGGCTGCGCGCGCTAATACTGTTTCTCTTGAAGGATTGCTGCGCCGGCAACACCGAGCTGTGCGCGCCCCTCTTGGCCGAACTTGCCCCCTGCTGCTGA
- a CDS encoding alginate export family protein, with product MKHIYLISAFALTATFAQPARAQQAPPDGLTLSGSVRVRYETLDGQARAGFGAEDELFSIRTTILAEYREDGFRVGVELYDSRAYGSEPGSAIGTAEVNTLEPVQAYVGYEVREPFGRGTALAVQAGRFTLNLGSRRLVAADDYRNTTNGYTGLRADIRAGDGTAATLIYTLPQVRLPDDLPAILDNKVRLDRESFDLQLWGGLVSRPRVIAGALAEIGYFGLAERDAPGRPTRNRHLHNISARLIRDPAPGKADFEVEGIYQLGSARSSLAATAPELDVSAWFLHADAGYTFHGPLKARLSVEYDHASGDGSGRSFGRFDTLFGMRRADLAPAGIYAQIGRANISTPGVRLEMAPTSRLDGFVAYRAMWLAERTDAFSTTSVRDPSVRSGSFAGHQIEGRVRWWLVPKRFRAEINGAWIGKGRFLEAAPNAPQTGNTHYISIAVTAAF from the coding sequence ATGAAACATATATATCTCATATCGGCTTTCGCGCTCACCGCGACCTTCGCCCAACCTGCTCGGGCGCAGCAGGCGCCGCCGGACGGCCTGACGCTCTCCGGCTCGGTGCGCGTGCGCTATGAGACGCTGGACGGCCAGGCACGCGCCGGGTTCGGTGCCGAGGATGAGTTGTTCAGCATCCGCACCACGATCCTCGCCGAATATCGGGAAGATGGGTTCAGAGTCGGGGTCGAGCTTTACGACAGTCGAGCATATGGCAGCGAGCCGGGCAGCGCGATCGGCACGGCCGAGGTAAACACGCTGGAGCCAGTGCAAGCCTATGTCGGCTATGAGGTCCGCGAACCCTTTGGTCGGGGCACGGCGCTGGCCGTGCAGGCGGGACGGTTCACCCTCAATCTCGGCTCGCGGCGTCTGGTCGCGGCCGACGATTATCGCAACACCACCAACGGCTATACCGGCCTGCGCGCCGACATCCGTGCGGGCGACGGCACGGCGGCGACGCTGATCTACACGCTGCCGCAGGTGCGCTTGCCCGACGATCTGCCCGCGATTCTCGACAACAAGGTCCGGCTCGATCGCGAGAGCTTCGACTTGCAGCTTTGGGGCGGGCTGGTGAGCAGGCCGCGCGTGATTGCGGGCGCGTTGGCGGAGATTGGCTATTTTGGCCTTGCGGAACGCGATGCGCCGGGGCGGCCGACGCGCAACCGCCATCTCCATAATATCAGCGCGCGGCTGATCCGTGATCCCGCGCCGGGCAAGGCGGATTTTGAGGTCGAGGGCATCTATCAGCTCGGCTCGGCTCGTTCCTCGCTGGCGGCTACCGCGCCCGAACTCGACGTATCGGCTTGGTTCCTACACGCCGATGCGGGCTATACCTTCCACGGTCCGCTTAAAGCACGGCTGTCGGTCGAATATGACCATGCCAGCGGCGACGGATCGGGCCGCTCGTTCGGACGGTTCGATACGCTGTTCGGGATGCGACGAGCCGATCTCGCTCCGGCGGGCATCTACGCGCAGATCGGACGGGCCAATATCAGCACGCCGGGCGTCCGGCTGGAAATGGCACCGACATCCCGGCTTGACGGCTTCGTTGCTTATCGGGCGATGTGGCTTGCCGAGCGGACTGATGCTTTTTCGACGACGAGCGTGCGCGATCCCTCCGTGCGCTCGGGTTCGTTCGCCGGGCACCAGATCGAAGGCCGGGTGCGCTGGTGGCTGGTCCCGAAGCGGTTTCGCGCCGAGATTAATGGCGCCTGGATTGGCAAGGGGCGGTTTCTGGAAGCGGCGCCCAATGCACCGCAAACCGGCAATACACACTATATCTCGATCGCGGTGACGGCGGCGTTCTAG
- a CDS encoding chromate resistance protein ChrB domain-containing protein yields MIDTTGPENWLALLHQLPAKPPYLRVKIWRRLQAIGAVPLKNAVHVLPRREDAEIAFRDLLGEIIASGGEAVLIDARLIEGQSDAELRTLFDAARDADYDELADAARRLLDTGPASGPEIAKLQRRLAEIVRLDFFGAHGRQGAEAALRELDAQRYAHPDVSRLDTPPELTPADLKGRTWVTRRGVHVDRIACAWLIRRFIDPKAGFKFIDGKSYAPEPGELRFDMADAEFTHEGDRCSFETLVFRAGLDGDPALVSIAEIIHELDIGDGKFDRPEAAGLDAMLSGVCASSEDDLERIARGGDALDQFHAYFSSRKGER; encoded by the coding sequence ATGATTGATACAACCGGTCCCGAAAACTGGCTGGCGCTGCTGCATCAGCTCCCGGCAAAACCGCCTTATCTGCGCGTGAAAATCTGGCGCCGCTTGCAGGCGATTGGCGCGGTGCCGCTCAAGAATGCCGTCCATGTGCTGCCGCGTCGCGAGGATGCCGAGATCGCCTTTCGTGACTTGCTCGGCGAGATCATTGCCAGCGGCGGCGAAGCCGTGCTGATCGACGCGCGTCTGATCGAGGGCCAGAGCGATGCCGAGCTGCGCACGCTGTTCGATGCGGCGCGCGACGCGGACTATGACGAGTTGGCCGACGCCGCGCGACGGCTGCTCGATACGGGTCCGGCGTCCGGTCCCGAGATCGCCAAACTCCAGAGGCGGCTTGCCGAAATCGTCCGGCTCGACTTCTTCGGCGCGCATGGCCGGCAAGGCGCCGAAGCGGCGCTGCGCGAGCTGGATGCGCAGCGTTACGCGCATCCCGATGTCAGCCGGTTGGACACCCCGCCCGAGCTGACACCCGCCGATCTCAAGGGCCGGACCTGGGTCACGCGGCGCGGCGTCCATGTCGATCGCATCGCCTGCGCCTGGCTCATCCGCCGCTTCATCGACCCCAAGGCTGGTTTCAAGTTCATCGACGGCAAGAGCTATGCGCCCGAGCCCGGCGAGCTGCGCTTCGACATGGCCGATGCCGAGTTCACCCATGAGGGCGATCGGTGCAGCTTCGAGACGCTGGTGTTTCGCGCCGGGCTGGACGGCGATCCAGCGCTAGTTTCGATCGCGGAAATCATCCACGAGCTGGACATTGGCGACGGCAAGTTCGACCGGCCCGAGGCGGCCGGGCTTGACGCGATGCTGTCGGGCGTCTGCGCGTCCAGCGAAGATGATCTTGAGCGGATCGCGCGCGGCGGCGACGCGCTCGATCAGTTCCACGCCTATTTCAGCAGCCGAAAGGGCGAGCGATGA
- the chrA gene encoding chromate efflux transporter has product MSPVLTDSLERSDVPYKDHGIPFGEAMRVWARIAALSFGGPAGQIAVMHRILVDEKKWIGEERFLHALNYCMLLPGPEAQQLAAYIGWLLHKTKGGLVAGALFVLPGFLAILGLSYLYVLLGHAPLIEGLFFGLKAAVLAVVVQAVVRVGSRALKNNVMRGIAAAAFVAIFFLHVPFPLIVLTAALAGYIGGRRGFAAFKGGGGHGSTGGNVVHDRDTALGEGLPDHARPNLAWSLKISGALLFLWLAPVILLLALLGPEDVFTRIATFFSQMAVVTFGGAYAVLAYVAQEAVNTYGWLRPGEMLDGLGLAETTPGPLIMVVQFVGFLAAFRDATGLPPLVAATLGAILTTWVTFLPCFLWIFAGAPFVERLRGNRALSAALTAITAAVVGVILNLALWFAIHTLFGEVREVRIAGAVFETPVLASLNLPALLLAAGAAIAVFRFKVGMIPVLFACAGLGATYVVLA; this is encoded by the coding sequence ATGAGCCCGGTCCTCACCGACTCGCTGGAACGGTCAGACGTGCCCTACAAGGATCATGGTATCCCATTCGGCGAGGCCATGCGTGTCTGGGCACGGATCGCGGCACTCAGCTTCGGCGGTCCTGCCGGGCAGATCGCCGTAATGCACCGTATCCTGGTCGACGAAAAGAAGTGGATCGGGGAGGAACGGTTCCTGCACGCGCTCAACTATTGCATGTTGCTCCCCGGTCCCGAGGCGCAGCAACTCGCCGCCTATATCGGTTGGCTGCTCCACAAGACCAAGGGCGGGCTGGTCGCGGGAGCTTTGTTCGTCCTGCCCGGCTTCCTCGCTATCCTGGGCCTGAGCTATCTCTATGTGCTGCTCGGCCATGCACCACTGATCGAAGGGCTGTTCTTCGGCCTCAAGGCGGCGGTGCTTGCTGTGGTGGTACAAGCCGTCGTGCGCGTCGGGTCGCGGGCGCTCAAGAACAACGTCATGCGCGGCATCGCCGCTGCGGCGTTCGTCGCCATCTTCTTCCTTCATGTGCCGTTCCCCCTGATCGTGCTGACCGCTGCCCTTGCGGGATACATTGGCGGCCGCAGAGGGTTCGCCGCGTTTAAGGGTGGCGGCGGACACGGATCGACAGGCGGCAATGTGGTCCATGATCGCGACACCGCGCTCGGTGAGGGGTTGCCCGATCATGCCCGGCCCAATCTCGCTTGGTCGCTCAAGATTTCCGGCGCGCTGCTGTTCCTGTGGCTGGCGCCGGTTATCCTGCTGCTCGCGCTGCTCGGCCCGGAAGATGTGTTCACGCGCATCGCGACCTTTTTCAGCCAGATGGCGGTTGTTACCTTCGGCGGTGCATATGCGGTGCTCGCCTATGTCGCGCAGGAGGCGGTGAATACCTATGGCTGGCTCCGGCCCGGCGAGATGCTCGACGGCCTCGGCCTTGCCGAGACGACGCCGGGACCGCTCATCATGGTGGTCCAGTTCGTCGGCTTCCTCGCGGCCTTCCGCGATGCGACCGGCCTGCCGCCGCTAGTCGCCGCAACGCTGGGCGCGATCCTCACGACCTGGGTGACGTTCCTCCCGTGCTTCCTCTGGATATTCGCCGGTGCGCCATTCGTCGAGCGGCTGCGCGGCAATCGGGCGCTCTCGGCAGCGCTCACCGCAATCACGGCGGCGGTGGTCGGCGTCATCCTCAACCTTGCGCTCTGGTTCGCCATCCACACGCTGTTCGGCGAAGTGCGCGAGGTCAGGATCGCAGGCGCCGTGTTCGAGACGCCGGTCCTTGCCTCCCTGAATCTGCCCGCGCTGCTGCTGGCGGCGGGTGCCGCGATCGCGGTGTTCCGGTTCAAGGTCGGTATGATCCCGGTGCTGTTCGCCTGCGCCGGCCTCGGCGCAACCTATGTCGTCCTCGCATGA
- a CDS encoding NADP-dependent oxidoreductase, producing MRKRGCGLINRQWTLASHPGGEVSRENFSWSEAPVSNAPPASGQILLQTELLLCAPTIRNWISGNRSSYYPTVEVGSPVIAPAVSRVAMSDNAAFPVGARVLGTAGWQDYQWVDPALGYRIIPDAVSSVDALGVLGMNALTAYFGMLDVARPKPGEVVLVSGAAGSVGSIAAQIGRIVGARVVAICGGAEKAAWLREACRIDDVIDYKAEDVATRIDALCPGGVDVFFDNVGGSLLRDVVARLNRGGRVALCGQIATYDGAAGDPPLDMMRIIYGAIRLQGFLVPDYAHRYEEAMVQLGGWLEAGELAHREDVRDGLSQMPETFASLFRGDNNGTLIARVSDESGRLI from the coding sequence ATGCGAAAGAGGGGGTGCGGTTTGATCAATCGGCAATGGACCTTGGCGTCACATCCGGGCGGCGAAGTATCGCGGGAGAACTTTTCCTGGAGTGAGGCGCCGGTATCAAATGCGCCGCCCGCTTCCGGACAGATCCTGCTGCAGACGGAGCTCCTGTTGTGTGCGCCGACCATCCGAAACTGGATCAGCGGCAATCGAAGCAGCTATTATCCCACGGTTGAGGTCGGCAGTCCCGTGATCGCCCCGGCGGTATCCAGAGTAGCGATGAGCGACAATGCGGCGTTTCCAGTCGGCGCGCGCGTGCTCGGCACCGCAGGCTGGCAAGATTATCAATGGGTCGATCCGGCGCTTGGATACCGCATCATTCCTGATGCCGTCTCTTCGGTCGATGCTTTGGGCGTGCTCGGCATGAACGCCCTGACTGCGTATTTCGGCATGCTCGATGTGGCCCGGCCGAAGCCGGGCGAAGTGGTACTCGTCTCCGGCGCGGCGGGTTCCGTCGGATCGATCGCGGCGCAGATCGGCCGCATCGTGGGTGCGCGCGTGGTGGCAATATGCGGTGGAGCGGAGAAAGCGGCCTGGCTGCGCGAGGCGTGCCGTATCGATGACGTGATCGACTATAAGGCGGAGGATGTCGCGACCCGGATCGACGCGCTCTGCCCGGGAGGCGTGGACGTCTTCTTCGACAATGTAGGCGGATCCCTGCTGCGCGACGTTGTCGCACGCCTGAACCGAGGCGGTCGTGTCGCCCTGTGCGGTCAGATCGCAACATATGATGGCGCCGCGGGCGATCCACCGCTGGACATGATGCGCATCATCTATGGTGCGATCAGGCTGCAGGGCTTTCTGGTTCCCGATTATGCCCATCGATACGAGGAAGCGATGGTGCAGCTTGGGGGATGGCTCGAGGCGGGCGAGCTGGCGCATCGCGAAGATGTTCGCGATGGACTTAGCCAGATGCCGGAAACTTTTGCCTCGCTTTTCCGAGGAGACAATAACGGCACGTTGATCGCCCGCGTTTCTGATGAGAGCGGGCGGCTCATTTAA
- a CDS encoding class I SAM-dependent methyltransferase, whose protein sequence is MTALDVTWPDLETSSEAYAHRFEDEAGAYFLEVQRRGIAHLLPAEGLHSVLDVGGGHGQLAEQLVETGAAVTVYGSDPRCAGRLMRDPGLDRVTFDNGDLLATPYDDASFDLVTSVRLIGHVNYWHVLIAELCRISRQSVIIDYPSMFSPSALRLLWTGRRRPVAGDPGTYRRFRPGQIAACFARHGFRLSGEYRQLTLPFGMHRRYGPGAIRVEERLRTAGATAWMGNPVLARFDRVQA, encoded by the coding sequence ATGACGGCACTGGATGTAACCTGGCCCGACCTCGAAACCTCCTCCGAAGCGTACGCCCACCGGTTTGAGGATGAGGCTGGCGCTTATTTTCTGGAGGTGCAGCGCCGGGGTATCGCTCATCTTCTGCCAGCCGAAGGTCTGCACAGCGTCCTTGATGTTGGCGGTGGGCATGGGCAGCTTGCCGAGCAGCTCGTTGAAACAGGCGCTGCCGTGACGGTCTATGGCAGTGATCCGCGCTGCGCCGGGCGGCTGATGCGCGATCCCGGGCTCGACAGGGTGACGTTCGATAATGGGGATCTGCTCGCCACCCCGTATGACGATGCCAGCTTCGATCTGGTGACGTCGGTCCGACTGATCGGGCATGTGAACTACTGGCACGTTCTGATCGCTGAGCTTTGCCGCATTTCCCGGCAGAGCGTCATTATCGATTATCCCAGCATGTTCAGCCCCAGCGCACTGCGTTTGCTATGGACAGGCAGGCGCCGACCGGTGGCGGGGGATCCCGGAACCTACCGGCGCTTTCGCCCCGGCCAGATAGCGGCATGTTTCGCGCGGCACGGTTTCCGCTTGTCGGGCGAGTATCGCCAGCTGACTCTGCCGTTTGGCATGCACCGGCGGTACGGCCCCGGCGCGATACGGGTGGAGGAGCGACTGCGCACCGCCGGGGCGACGGCCTGGATGGGCAATCCGGTGCTTGCGCGCTTTGATCGCGTGCAGGCGTGA